The following proteins are encoded in a genomic region of Leptospira langatensis:
- a CDS encoding methanobactin export MATE transporter MbnM: protein MKVIISITIVLFSIIDCAPFGLAKDKGEDLQTGLLLLGGNVPEGTPYIWDLPSGFPDPKIPENNPMTVEKVTLGRFLFYDTKLSENQTQACASCHQQDKAFTDGRTVSAGSTGQAHPRNAQHLSNVVYNLRLTWANPLLKNLEDQARVPMFGDNPVELGMKDKEDLLLSRLENDPIYPPLFRAAFPNDPNPFSLLNITKALSSFQRSLVSGNSAYDRFQAGDISALSASAIRGKNLFFGERGECFHCHGGFNFTDTILHTGTVFEEVTFHNNGLDSSSFISPNGGLYEFTFSESDRGKFRAPSLRNVELTAPYMHDGSLPDLISVIDHYANGGSGDGVSNPNRDPFVRSFSLTPSEKQDLVEFLKSLTDEDFVTNPKFESPF, encoded by the coding sequence ATGAAAGTAATTATATCCATTACAATAGTATTATTTTCTATTATAGACTGCGCACCCTTTGGCCTTGCCAAGGACAAAGGAGAAGATCTGCAGACAGGTCTATTGCTATTAGGAGGGAATGTCCCGGAAGGAACTCCGTATATCTGGGATCTTCCGAGCGGATTTCCGGATCCTAAGATCCCGGAGAATAATCCGATGACCGTAGAGAAAGTAACTCTAGGACGTTTTCTATTCTATGATACAAAATTGTCCGAAAACCAAACCCAGGCCTGCGCGAGTTGCCACCAACAAGATAAAGCATTTACGGATGGTCGGACAGTATCGGCAGGATCGACAGGACAAGCTCATCCGAGAAACGCGCAGCATCTTTCGAATGTTGTTTATAATCTCAGACTGACCTGGGCAAATCCTCTCTTAAAGAACTTGGAAGACCAAGCAAGGGTTCCCATGTTCGGTGACAATCCTGTGGAATTAGGAATGAAGGATAAGGAAGACCTCCTTCTTTCCAGATTGGAGAACGATCCCATCTATCCTCCCCTATTCCGAGCTGCCTTTCCGAATGATCCCAATCCATTCTCCCTACTGAATATAACAAAAGCGTTGTCTAGTTTTCAGAGAAGTCTCGTCTCCGGAAATTCTGCCTACGATCGTTTCCAAGCAGGGGATATTTCTGCTCTCAGCGCATCTGCGATCCGCGGAAAGAACCTGTTCTTCGGAGAAAGAGGAGAATGCTTTCACTGTCATGGAGGATTTAATTTCACGGATACCATCCTGCACACAGGGACAGTATTCGAAGAAGTCACCTTTCATAATAACGGTTTGGATTCTTCCAGTTTCATCAGTCCGAACGGTGGATTGTACGAGTTTACCTTCTCCGAGTCGGACAGAGGGAAATTCAGAGCTCCTTCTCTCCGAAATGTGGAACTGACCGCTCCTTATATGCATGACGGCTCTCTCCCCGATCTGATCTCCGTAATCGATCATTACGCGAACGGAGGAAGCGGGGACGGGGTCTCCAATCCCAATCGGGACCCTTTCGTGAGAAGCTTCTCCTTAACGCCATCGGAGAAACAAGACCTTGTAGAATTCCTGAAAAGTCTTACGGACGAGGATTTCGTAACAAACCCTAAATTCGAGAGCCCTTTTTAA
- a CDS encoding MbnP family copper-binding protein, with amino-acid sequence MKYVYICAFALSFAPFLWNCDGNSSSNETLALIAGSQALGSSSKPRGISFHAVVGDSEAVCGQEITGHGDSHSSSTVHALHVAGVMPIGLKDLRFYVSEFELVDENDNTIVLNIPDNGTWQYSGVTLLDFENASGSCTGTTATNKIVQIDLENKQYKTIRFTLGVPENLNHIDYSVSPSPLNISGMAWGWTMGYRFFVGEFYSNDSTSPGNSAVLHIGSSGCTEPSPGTYTCVNSNRPKIELSPSGGFNPFTQEIQFDLKKAFAGWDISAAGGGSKSCHSMGAMDGNCSAVYPNFGLDYSTGDVGSVSQSVFSILSK; translated from the coding sequence ATGAAATACGTATATATATGCGCGTTTGCTCTTTCATTCGCGCCCTTTTTATGGAATTGCGACGGGAATTCCAGTTCGAACGAAACCCTTGCTCTTATCGCTGGAAGCCAAGCTCTTGGTTCTTCTTCCAAGCCTAGAGGGATCTCTTTTCATGCAGTCGTGGGTGACAGTGAGGCTGTTTGCGGTCAGGAAATCACAGGCCATGGAGATAGCCATTCCAGTTCTACGGTTCATGCATTGCATGTGGCAGGAGTCATGCCGATCGGGCTCAAGGACCTCAGATTCTATGTGTCCGAATTCGAACTGGTAGATGAGAACGATAACACGATCGTCTTAAATATTCCGGATAACGGAACCTGGCAATACTCCGGGGTCACTCTATTAGATTTTGAGAATGCTAGCGGAAGTTGCACTGGCACGACAGCAACAAACAAGATCGTGCAAATCGATCTGGAAAATAAACAATACAAAACAATTCGATTCACCTTAGGAGTGCCGGAAAACCTGAATCATATAGATTACAGTGTATCTCCAAGCCCATTGAATATCTCCGGAATGGCATGGGGATGGACCATGGGATACAGATTCTTCGTAGGAGAATTCTATTCCAACGATTCCACTTCTCCCGGAAATTCAGCGGTACTTCATATCGGATCGAGCGGATGCACGGAACCTTCTCCTGGGACATACACCTGTGTAAATTCCAATCGACCTAAGATAGAGTTGAGTCCTTCCGGAGGATTTAATCCTTTCACGCAAGAGATACAATTTGATCTGAAGAAGGCGTTTGCCGGGTGGGATATCAGCGCTGCAGGTGGCGGAAGTAAGTCCTGTCATTCGATGGGAGCCATGGATGGCAATTGCTCCGCTGTTTATCCTAATTTCGGATTAGACTATTCCACCGGTGATGTCGGTTCCGTCTCTCAATCCGTATTCAGTATCCTTTCCAAATAA
- a CDS encoding LIC_11090 family protein: MKGICLVLTNCLLFQSLVFGSGWFSGLLAGEIKLCECNHGSRTEKHASEEDSKFKTKLASAEGPEDHDHHSKSMPDCHSAKSGETHKCACKKAKDTFALFTGTICAQFYSSYERGNSPVPIALHSDLLSWTQSDLGIELSSDLEKPPRFS; encoded by the coding sequence ATGAAGGGAATCTGCTTAGTCCTTACAAATTGCCTTTTATTTCAAAGTCTAGTCTTCGGGAGCGGATGGTTCTCCGGCCTACTCGCAGGAGAGATCAAACTCTGCGAATGTAACCACGGAAGCAGAACCGAAAAGCACGCAAGCGAAGAAGATTCCAAATTCAAGACCAAACTCGCCTCCGCAGAAGGTCCTGAAGACCACGATCATCATTCCAAATCAATGCCCGACTGTCACTCTGCCAAGTCAGGTGAGACCCATAAATGTGCCTGTAAAAAAGCAAAGGATACATTCGCTCTCTTTACTGGGACCATCTGTGCTCAGTTCTACTCTTCTTATGAAAGAGGAAATTCACCTGTTCCGATCGCTCTGCATTCGGATCTTCTTTCTTGGACCCAAAGCGATCTGGGAATAGAACTTTCCTCCGATCTAGAAAAGCCCCCTCGATTCTCCTAA
- a CDS encoding methylmalonyl-CoA mutase family protein, whose protein sequence is MEPEIYSPKNKLKFVTAASLFDGHDASINIMRRILQASGAEVVHLGHNRSVQEIVDCAIQEDVQGIAVTSYQGGHVEYFKYMIDLLKERGCGHIKVFGGGGGTILPSEIKELENYGVAKIYSPDDGRSLGLQGMINDLLLKSDFLPPNKFNGNLFAELKKKNPIAIAESITLVEYSLSGSNPTNPEKLNFPISKKQIPILGITGTGGAGKSSLTDELVRRFIHDFEDKTIAIISVDPSKRKTGGALLGDRIRMNSISHPRVFMRSFATREANIALNRNVKKSLEVLKSSEFDLVIVETAGIGQSDSEITEVSDLSLYVMTPEFGAATQLEKIDMIDYADLIAVNKCDKRGAQDAIRDVQKQFQRSRKLFEQRPEEMPVFGTIASQFNDPGTNNLYVALIQALNKKFDLGWKSSLDASAESSQKIHIIPPERQRYLSEIAEECEKFDSFVQSESKNAEILYRIHGAIEVLKERGKNTSDLEEEYSKTESKLHPGTRQILKDWDAKIAKYSSEFFTYKVRDKEIKVPNFTKSLSHLNIPKVAVPKFRDWGEIVKWSYFENFPGEFPYTAGVFPFKRTGEDPTRMFAGEGGPERTNARFHYVSKGMPAQRLSTAFDSVTLYGEDPGLRPDIYGKIGNSGVSIATLDDAKKLYSGFDLCNPSTSVSMTINGPAPMLLSFFLNTAVDQTCEKYLHAEGKVEETKAKIKEIYAKKNAPVPVYKGNIPDGNNGLGLLLLGVTGDQILPKETYEKIKLETLTAVRGTVQADILKEDQAQNTCIFSTEFALKLMGDIQEYFIWNKVRNFYSVSISGYHIAEAGANPITQVAFTLANGFTFVEYYLSRGMKIDDFAPNLSFFFSNGIDPEYAVIGRVARRIWAKSMKYKYNASERSQMLKYHIQTSGRSLHAQEIAFNDIRTTLQALYAIYDNCNSLHTNAYDEAITTPTEESVRRAMAIQLIINRELGLANNENPLQGSFIIEDLSDLVEEAILTEFKRISERGGVLGAMERMYQRNKIQEESLEYEHKKHTGDIPVIGVNTFLGKDGSPTILPEEVIRSTEEEKKAQIAELEAFHFRNQADSETALKKLQEACLSGKNGFEALMETGKICSLGQMTNALYEVGGQYRRSM, encoded by the coding sequence ATGGAACCCGAAATCTATAGCCCTAAAAATAAATTAAAATTCGTAACCGCTGCCTCCTTATTCGACGGGCACGACGCTTCTATCAATATTATGCGCAGGATCCTGCAAGCCTCCGGAGCGGAAGTAGTACATCTAGGCCATAACCGCTCCGTGCAAGAGATCGTGGACTGTGCTATCCAAGAAGACGTGCAAGGAATAGCTGTGACCAGCTACCAAGGAGGGCATGTAGAATATTTCAAATACATGATAGACCTCCTGAAGGAAAGAGGATGCGGTCATATCAAGGTATTCGGCGGGGGCGGAGGGACCATTCTCCCGAGTGAGATCAAAGAATTAGAGAATTACGGTGTAGCCAAGATCTATTCTCCGGATGACGGACGTTCCTTAGGATTGCAGGGAATGATCAACGATCTTCTTCTCAAATCCGATTTCCTTCCCCCGAACAAATTCAATGGGAACCTATTCGCGGAACTGAAAAAAAAGAATCCGATCGCGATCGCAGAGTCTATTACACTTGTGGAATATTCTCTTTCGGGATCGAATCCTACGAATCCGGAAAAGCTGAACTTCCCTATTTCTAAAAAACAGATCCCGATCTTAGGGATCACCGGGACCGGCGGAGCCGGAAAATCGTCTCTCACGGACGAACTTGTACGAAGATTCATTCACGATTTCGAAGACAAGACGATAGCGATCATTTCCGTTGACCCTTCCAAAAGAAAAACGGGAGGAGCCCTACTCGGAGATAGGATCCGAATGAATTCCATTTCTCATCCCAGAGTATTCATGCGTTCCTTTGCGACCAGAGAGGCAAATATTGCCCTGAACAGGAATGTAAAGAAAAGCCTAGAAGTTCTCAAGAGTTCCGAGTTCGATCTAGTCATCGTGGAAACAGCAGGGATAGGACAAAGCGATTCAGAGATCACCGAGGTTTCGGATCTTTCTCTCTATGTGATGACCCCCGAATTCGGTGCGGCGACTCAATTAGAAAAAATTGATATGATCGATTATGCAGATCTAATCGCCGTCAATAAATGCGATAAGAGAGGAGCCCAGGACGCGATCCGTGATGTTCAGAAACAGTTCCAAAGATCCCGCAAATTATTCGAACAAAGACCCGAGGAAATGCCAGTATTCGGGACAATAGCCTCCCAATTCAACGACCCAGGCACGAATAATCTATATGTGGCACTTATCCAGGCCTTAAACAAGAAATTCGATCTGGGTTGGAAATCCTCATTGGATGCAAGTGCGGAGTCCAGCCAAAAGATCCATATCATTCCCCCGGAAAGACAGAGATACTTGTCTGAGATCGCGGAAGAATGCGAGAAGTTCGACTCCTTTGTCCAAAGCGAATCCAAGAATGCCGAGATCCTCTATAGGATCCATGGCGCCATCGAAGTATTAAAAGAAAGAGGAAAGAACACTTCCGACCTGGAAGAAGAATATTCCAAGACAGAATCCAAATTGCATCCGGGAACTAGGCAGATCCTCAAAGACTGGGATGCCAAGATCGCCAAGTATTCCAGCGAATTCTTTACATATAAGGTGAGAGACAAGGAGATCAAGGTCCCGAACTTTACGAAATCATTAAGTCATCTGAATATTCCCAAGGTCGCCGTTCCTAAGTTCCGGGACTGGGGCGAGATCGTAAAATGGTCTTATTTTGAAAACTTCCCGGGAGAATTCCCGTACACTGCGGGAGTATTCCCATTCAAACGTACCGGAGAGGACCCGACCCGGATGTTTGCAGGAGAAGGCGGACCGGAACGTACCAATGCCAGATTCCATTATGTAAGTAAGGGAATGCCTGCGCAGCGTTTAAGCACTGCTTTCGATTCGGTTACCTTGTACGGAGAAGATCCTGGACTTCGCCCGGATATCTACGGCAAGATCGGGAATTCAGGAGTGAGCATTGCAACTCTGGACGATGCAAAGAAATTATACTCCGGCTTCGATCTTTGCAATCCTTCTACCTCCGTTTCCATGACGATCAATGGACCGGCACCGATGCTTCTCTCCTTCTTCTTAAATACTGCTGTAGACCAAACCTGCGAAAAATATCTTCATGCAGAAGGAAAGGTAGAAGAAACCAAGGCAAAGATCAAAGAGATCTATGCGAAGAAAAACGCTCCTGTCCCGGTTTATAAGGGAAACATCCCGGATGGGAATAATGGTCTGGGACTTCTACTCTTAGGTGTGACGGGAGATCAGATCCTTCCCAAAGAAACATACGAAAAAATTAAATTAGAGACCCTAACTGCTGTACGAGGAACTGTGCAGGCGGATATCCTAAAAGAAGACCAGGCCCAGAACACCTGCATCTTCTCCACTGAATTCGCTCTCAAGCTCATGGGAGATATCCAGGAATATTTTATCTGGAACAAGGTACGAAACTTCTACTCTGTTTCCATCTCCGGATATCATATCGCGGAAGCAGGAGCAAATCCGATCACTCAGGTCGCATTCACTCTAGCAAACGGATTTACGTTCGTGGAATACTATCTCTCCAGAGGGATGAAGATAGACGATTTCGCTCCGAACCTTTCCTTCTTCTTCTCCAACGGAATAGATCCTGAGTATGCTGTGATCGGAAGAGTGGCAAGAAGGATCTGGGCAAAGAGCATGAAATACAAGTACAATGCTTCTGAGCGCTCCCAAATGTTAAAGTATCATATCCAAACTTCGGGACGCTCCTTGCACGCTCAGGAGATCGCATTCAACGATATCCGAACCACATTACAAGCGTTATACGCTATTTATGATAACTGCAACAGTCTTCATACGAACGCGTACGACGAGGCAATCACGACTCCGACCGAAGAATCCGTACGAAGAGCGATGGCGATCCAGCTGATCATCAATCGAGAATTAGGTTTGGCGAATAATGAAAACCCTCTCCAAGGCTCTTTCATCATTGAGGATCTTTCCGATCTGGTAGAAGAAGCGATCCTTACTGAGTTCAAACGGATCTCAGAAAGAGGAGGAGTCCTAGGCGCCATGGAAAGGATGTATCAAAGAAATAAGATACAAGAAGAGTCCTTGGAATACGAGCATAAGAAACATACGGGAGACATTCCTGTAATAGGAGTGAACACCTTCTTAGGAAAAGACGGTTCCCCTACCATTCTTCCGGAAGAAGTCATTCGTTCTACGGAAGAAGAGAAGAAGGCACAGATCGCAGAACTAGAAGCATTCCATTTTAGGAATCAAGCGGACTCCGAAACGGCTCTTAAGAAATTACAAGAAGCCTGTCTCTCCGGAAAGAACGGATTCGAGGCCTTAATGGAAACAGGAAAGATCTGCTCCCTGGGACAGATGACAAACGCATTGTATGAGGTAGGCGGCCAGTACAGAAGAAGCATGTAG
- a CDS encoding phosphatase PAP2 family protein, translating to MNWEQVLWKEYLFSNSPLEALHISFLKPILDPLAITFHHLGSSLFFMGLVSIIYLCVDRKLGIRMTLGLLLAGILNGTCKALLTSPRPIGLPYPAELGLVEGSYGFPSGHVQTAVVLYGTLFLHLRIFWVRMLTGFAILFMPIARMYVGLHFLGDVIGGFFLGLFVLFGLEFWLQKNPSLLVASGPAEAENQSKLKSYLLLLIAATLPTVLLQDPSQPESTNRSWEQVISASGSLAGFGIAILQNKRSGVDWKRATGIADFLVRIAIVVLGILVFYLAIGKLLNTLLPENPVARYLRYGIVCYYIGYLSPFLLKRIRGGTHLI from the coding sequence ATGAATTGGGAACAAGTTTTATGGAAAGAATATCTCTTCTCCAACTCTCCTTTGGAAGCGCTTCATATTTCTTTTTTGAAGCCGATTTTAGATCCTCTCGCGATCACATTCCATCATCTTGGATCGAGTCTTTTCTTTATGGGCTTGGTTTCCATTATCTATCTCTGCGTGGATAGAAAGCTTGGGATCAGAATGACCTTGGGTCTTCTCCTTGCCGGAATATTGAACGGTACTTGCAAGGCTCTTCTTACTTCTCCTAGGCCGATCGGGCTACCGTATCCGGCGGAGCTAGGTCTCGTCGAAGGATCCTACGGTTTCCCTTCCGGACATGTACAGACTGCAGTTGTGTTATACGGAACTCTATTCTTGCATTTGAGGATCTTTTGGGTCCGTATGCTTACCGGATTTGCGATATTATTCATGCCGATCGCGAGAATGTATGTCGGTCTGCATTTTCTAGGGGACGTGATCGGAGGATTCTTTCTCGGATTGTTTGTGTTATTCGGACTGGAATTCTGGCTCCAAAAAAATCCATCCTTACTCGTAGCTTCCGGTCCGGCAGAAGCGGAAAATCAAAGTAAGCTTAAGTCCTATCTACTACTCTTGATTGCGGCAACCCTGCCTACCGTACTTTTGCAAGACCCGAGCCAACCGGAGTCCACAAACAGATCTTGGGAACAGGTGATCTCCGCCTCTGGATCGCTTGCGGGTTTCGGGATAGCCATCCTGCAAAATAAAAGATCAGGTGTGGACTGGAAGAGGGCAACTGGGATAGCGGATTTCTTGGTTCGGATTGCCATCGTGGTCCTAGGGATCCTAGTATTTTACCTTGCGATCGGAAAATTGCTCAATACACTTCTGCCGGAAAATCCGGTTGCCAGATACCTGAGGTACGGGATCGTATGCTACTATATTGGCTACCTCTCTCCCTTTCTCTTGAAGAGAATTCGTGGAGGAACCCATTTGATTTGA
- a CDS encoding oligosaccharide flippase family protein, producing the protein MFRRFTSLQSFSETFKRLRASGFIRSFFSVGSSKVIASLLNFVFMVYSVRILSKNENGFFQYYSGFLPVLLAIAEFGLPAAMVRYLSPMTEDKRRIGVLLASSLWIKWMALFILILVTAVAALFLRENALAAFLLVFGSFVLSFNSYFESIFVSFGQYQSLSIWYPLPNLIRLVILYFADQFSARALNHMDILAVFSVAPSFTIVLFFFLFPREKLNWSGDREEIQKQTRDLASFNRYAFLASLFAIVSDRMELFFLNKYHSNESVAAYGVALQPFSGFVILFSVLNSIIYPKLSRLTENKEFTAYLAKSILMACGFALALGPWVFLGDWFFSALFSGKYPESVPVFQLLYPNYLFQLVFSPLGMALFALGQPKLLAMLALVRLIFGLVLDNLLIPEYGTMGAAGAFFLGQIPSWLLLSGYFLAYHRPSQK; encoded by the coding sequence ATGTTCCGGCGTTTTACCTCCTTACAATCTTTCTCGGAAACCTTCAAGAGACTTAGGGCATCCGGATTTATCCGTAGCTTTTTTTCGGTAGGGTCTTCCAAGGTAATCGCCTCCCTTCTGAACTTCGTCTTCATGGTATATTCCGTTCGCATTCTAAGTAAGAATGAGAACGGATTCTTCCAATACTATTCCGGTTTTTTGCCGGTGCTTCTTGCGATCGCAGAGTTTGGTCTTCCTGCCGCCATGGTCCGTTATCTCTCTCCAATGACGGAGGACAAAAGAAGGATCGGTGTCTTGCTTGCTTCTTCTCTTTGGATCAAATGGATGGCACTTTTCATTTTGATCCTGGTTACCGCTGTGGCAGCCTTGTTCTTAAGGGAAAATGCGTTAGCCGCCTTTTTGTTGGTATTCGGCAGCTTCGTTCTTTCCTTCAATTCCTACTTCGAAAGCATTTTTGTTTCCTTCGGTCAGTACCAGTCCCTTTCCATCTGGTATCCACTCCCGAATTTGATCCGACTCGTGATCCTTTATTTTGCGGACCAGTTCTCGGCTCGTGCTCTGAACCATATGGATATCCTGGCGGTGTTCTCTGTGGCTCCTTCTTTTACGATCGTGCTATTCTTCTTCTTATTCCCGAGAGAGAAATTGAATTGGTCCGGAGATAGAGAGGAGATCCAAAAGCAAACCAGGGACTTGGCTTCTTTCAATCGATATGCATTCTTGGCTTCTTTGTTTGCGATCGTATCCGACAGGATGGAGCTATTCTTCTTGAATAAGTATCATTCCAACGAATCGGTTGCGGCTTACGGGGTGGCTTTGCAGCCTTTCAGCGGATTCGTGATCTTATTCTCCGTTTTGAATTCCATTATTTATCCTAAGCTATCTCGTCTAACGGAGAATAAGGAGTTCACCGCATATCTGGCCAAGTCCATTCTGATGGCCTGCGGGTTTGCTCTTGCCTTGGGGCCTTGGGTATTTCTGGGAGATTGGTTCTTCTCCGCATTGTTTTCCGGAAAGTATCCAGAATCCGTTCCGGTCTTCCAATTGCTGTATCCGAATTATTTATTCCAGTTGGTCTTCTCTCCTTTGGGAATGGCGCTCTTTGCTTTAGGGCAACCCAAACTTCTGGCAATGTTAGCTCTTGTAAGGCTTATCTTCGGACTTGTGCTGGATAATTTGCTCATCCCGGAATATGGGACCATGGGTGCGGCGGGAGCATTCTTCTTGGGGCAGATACCTTCTTGGCTATTGCTAAGCGGGTATTTCTTAGCGTACCATAGACCTTCCCAAAAGTGA
- a CDS encoding ATP-binding response regulator, translating into MKILFVDDEEVIRDLFQEIFGSEYQLVLAGTAEQGLSLAESEAFDLIITDIRLPRMNGIEFITKLREKGVETPFIVITGNQDIQISINALRLGAVDFFLKPFRMEAIRYSLLRFRNLFYSGKDLVDKRFFQVKESRQKFTLIPRLANLNQYVHLILKSLAHLPSLHNEDLLSLKVALYELIGNAIEHGCAHITYHQKQELMFQENDYFSYVDKICEQKDEWIKVEVDYDDTRVTVVLEDGGEGFDPARVPDPVQDPNASQLSGRGIFLVRMNVDSLSYNDKGNQVTFTKKLQALKEGAV; encoded by the coding sequence ATGAAAATCCTATTCGTCGACGACGAAGAAGTCATACGCGATCTATTCCAAGAAATCTTCGGAAGCGAATACCAGTTAGTGCTCGCCGGCACCGCCGAGCAGGGCCTGAGTCTCGCCGAATCCGAAGCCTTCGATCTGATCATCACGGATATTCGACTCCCTAGGATGAACGGGATCGAGTTCATCACTAAACTGAGAGAGAAAGGTGTAGAGACTCCTTTTATTGTCATCACTGGGAATCAGGATATCCAGATCTCCATCAACGCATTACGTTTAGGAGCGGTAGACTTCTTCCTAAAGCCTTTCCGAATGGAGGCGATCCGTTATTCTTTATTACGATTTAGGAATTTATTTTATTCCGGAAAGGACTTGGTGGACAAGAGATTCTTCCAGGTCAAGGAATCCAGGCAGAAATTCACACTTATCCCAAGGTTAGCCAATCTGAACCAATACGTTCATTTGATCCTAAAGTCCCTAGCCCATTTACCTAGTCTGCATAACGAGGATCTTCTCTCCTTGAAAGTGGCGCTCTATGAATTGATCGGAAATGCGATCGAACACGGTTGCGCTCATATAACCTATCACCAAAAGCAAGAGTTGATGTTCCAAGAGAACGATTATTTCTCTTATGTGGATAAGATCTGCGAACAAAAAGACGAATGGATCAAGGTAGAAGTGGATTACGACGACACAAGGGTCACAGTGGTCTTAGAGGACGGAGGAGAAGGGTTCGACCCTGCAAGAGTCCCCGATCCTGTGCAAGATCCGAACGCTAGTCAACTTTCAGGTAGAGGAATCTTCCTGGTGAGAATGAACGTGGACTCTCTTTCTTATAACGATAAGGGAAACCAGGTCACATTCACGAAGAAACTGCAAGCATTGAAAGAAGGCGCTGTTTAA